One part of the Luteibacter yeojuensis genome encodes these proteins:
- a CDS encoding HlyD family type I secretion periplasmic adaptor subunit, which yields MNSRMEALAAMVNRYRDVFRAAWSERRAMDPPRRTADELAFLPAHLELIDAPLSPVPRWSMRIIMALFAVALAWACFGKLDVVAVGAGKTVTSGRTRVLQPAETAVVRRILVQDGQHVYQGELLIELDATGASADVEKAREALLAARLNAIRSNAIAAAMDHGTLPTLTSDGSFPPERFEAMRTLAASQWSAFQARKQGMEAMVQQKTAELNTVESAIVPLEQYLAISRARVADYEALLEKNYVPRQEYMLRKQERINAERDLAGQRSKAQELRSAIAGAREELALSVTDLRRQTLDELRQAREQIAQYEPEVAKASQRNAQMELRSPATGTVQQLAVHTVGGVVTPAQPLLSVVPEDESLEVEVTILNKDIGFIRSGQDAVVKVDSFPYTRYGHIEGRVENVSHDAIQDEKLGLVYQGRVALAKNSLLVDGTKVKLTPGMSLSVEIKTDQRRVIDYLLSPLQQETQEAMRER from the coding sequence ATGAACTCACGCATGGAAGCGCTCGCCGCCATGGTCAACCGCTACCGCGATGTGTTCCGCGCGGCATGGTCCGAACGCCGCGCGATGGATCCGCCGCGGCGCACCGCCGATGAACTGGCGTTCCTGCCGGCGCACCTGGAACTGATCGACGCGCCGCTTTCGCCGGTGCCACGCTGGAGCATGCGCATCATCATGGCGCTGTTCGCCGTGGCGCTGGCCTGGGCCTGCTTCGGCAAGCTCGATGTGGTGGCCGTCGGTGCGGGCAAGACCGTGACCAGCGGCCGCACGCGGGTCCTGCAACCGGCCGAGACGGCGGTGGTGCGGCGCATCCTTGTGCAGGATGGGCAGCACGTGTACCAGGGTGAACTGCTGATCGAACTGGATGCCACCGGGGCCTCGGCAGACGTCGAAAAGGCACGTGAAGCCCTGCTCGCCGCGCGCCTCAACGCCATCCGTTCGAACGCAATCGCCGCCGCCATGGATCACGGCACCCTGCCGACGCTGACCAGCGACGGCAGCTTCCCGCCCGAACGCTTCGAGGCCATGCGTACGCTCGCCGCCAGCCAATGGTCTGCATTCCAGGCCCGCAAGCAGGGCATGGAAGCGATGGTGCAACAGAAGACCGCCGAACTGAACACGGTCGAGTCCGCCATCGTGCCGCTCGAGCAGTACCTTGCCATCTCCCGCGCCCGCGTCGCCGATTACGAGGCATTGCTGGAAAAGAACTACGTGCCCCGCCAGGAATACATGCTGCGCAAGCAGGAACGGATCAACGCCGAGCGCGATCTCGCCGGTCAGCGCAGCAAAGCCCAGGAGTTGCGCTCGGCCATCGCCGGGGCCCGGGAGGAGCTGGCGCTGTCGGTCACGGACCTGCGTCGCCAGACGCTCGACGAACTGCGCCAGGCGCGCGAGCAGATCGCCCAGTACGAGCCGGAGGTCGCCAAGGCGTCCCAGCGCAATGCCCAGATGGAACTGCGCTCGCCGGCCACGGGCACCGTGCAGCAACTGGCGGTGCATACCGTCGGCGGCGTCGTCACGCCCGCGCAGCCGCTGCTGTCCGTGGTGCCGGAGGACGAGTCGCTGGAAGTGGAGGTGACCATCCTCAACAAGGACATCGGCTTCATCCGCAGCGGACAGGACGCTGTCGTGAAGGTCGACAGCTTTCCCTATACCCGCTACGGACACATCGAAGGCCGCGTGGAAAACGTATCGCACGACGCGATCCAGGACGAGAAGCTAGGGCTGGTCTACCAGGGGCGCGTCGCTCTGGCGAAGAACTCGCTGCTGGTGGACGGGACGAAGGTGAAGCTGACGCCGGGCATGTCGTTGTCGGTGGAGATCAAGACCGACCAGCGGCGGGTGATCGACTACCTGTTGTCACCGTTGCAGCAGGAAACCCAGGAGGCGATGCGCGAGCGTTGA
- a CDS encoding TonB-dependent receptor: MSYLPHMLTRKPLYAAIATATLSLAGFVGMPTTAFAQDAAPASASTAPAPAQTPPATKAGKDRQGNTAKNATKLDTVVVTSYRQSIDQNVLDKRDANSIVEVINAQNIAQFPAKNIADALAHVPGVVISRESGEGKTVSIRGLAPELTYTELNGNYVASADTSAGLTRSFNYTLFPANMFSDIKLYKSLEARLDEGGIGGNVDLRTRRPLEMAANEGFVTGTAASSDTSAKTEPQGAALWSWKNKDETFGVLIAGAYQKRQATTYQADGSSWHWWSDACKDHETCTQPPVDIHGNPYNSAVNNNIDLWGNGVVDQAGNVSNGFWMPQQFATSRNDLSLKTKGAQATMQFKPSDHFLLTGNYFRFQREQTQITNTLEIPEWGLPNNTNYADQNGRLLAPNGLTFDKSGTIVTGANYVLPPAGVGCNSTVNPVTGATRQAVDVCSTEIPWLNGNYSVEKATSQTLNLEGEWDNGGDLSGSFNVGRTWAKGGPSIELGMAAKPRNFVNGQWVDGSTGAAWNLSGKPGITADQSVLQNMLAGAGQVDLGSTGSNMVNTRNSQNFAQADFTWAFDSSWMQSLQFGAKYTNAKAEQQSNEVRWYCKGTTSQFQTCDPNAGQLPAGFLLPNYLDGVNHAYGDSIFPAINFPAYYNHLNDTYDRVIYNKPQNKSSIGEKVAAAYVQANFDTGTVRGNVGLRFVTTKQDLTVANQVTTNNAVYYHDPAGNILICPASGVNAGGGACAPGDFQYLPREVSVVENFNNSTTNKRYNKFLPSFNVAWTIADDFVLRAAGSQAMARANYTDLAQLGQLTNNTQEYYNDRKQFGAPLPGWYGSGANAELKPFTATQFDLAGEWYYATHGVVGIDLFQKKVKNFVVPVTVNNIDVNVGGTQTNFRQYSTNANGRSGTSKGIEIYAQHTWNSGFGYIANYTLNHTNETAVSLGDTQVGKAELIGSAKYAANVSLFYEKNGLLLRASDNWTGRTMEGLAAGLPIYAQPYHQLDLNGDYEFNKHFMVTASIINFNKARPHTYLGGDTRSRLVQLMYPGRQYYLGVTYKFGGESDR, translated from the coding sequence ATGTCTTATTTGCCGCACATGCTCACGCGAAAGCCGCTCTACGCCGCCATCGCCACCGCGACCCTGTCGCTCGCCGGATTCGTGGGAATGCCCACGACCGCCTTCGCGCAGGACGCCGCGCCCGCCTCTGCTTCGACGGCGCCGGCACCCGCCCAGACACCCCCCGCCACCAAGGCGGGCAAGGACCGGCAGGGCAATACCGCCAAGAACGCCACGAAACTGGATACGGTCGTGGTCACCAGCTATCGCCAGTCGATCGACCAGAACGTACTGGACAAGCGCGACGCCAATTCGATCGTCGAAGTGATCAACGCGCAGAACATCGCGCAGTTCCCCGCGAAGAACATCGCGGACGCACTGGCTCACGTGCCGGGCGTGGTCATCAGCCGCGAGTCGGGCGAAGGCAAGACGGTCAGCATCCGCGGCCTCGCGCCCGAACTGACCTATACCGAGCTCAACGGTAACTACGTCGCCTCGGCCGACACCTCGGCGGGCCTGACGCGTTCGTTCAACTACACGCTGTTCCCGGCGAACATGTTCTCGGACATCAAGCTCTACAAGAGCCTGGAAGCGCGCCTGGACGAAGGCGGCATCGGCGGCAACGTCGACCTGCGCACGCGCCGTCCGCTGGAGATGGCGGCCAACGAAGGGTTCGTCACCGGCACCGCCGCGAGCTCCGACACCAGCGCGAAGACGGAACCGCAAGGCGCCGCGCTGTGGTCGTGGAAAAACAAGGACGAGACGTTCGGCGTCCTCATCGCCGGTGCCTACCAGAAGCGCCAGGCCACCACGTACCAGGCCGATGGCTCGAGCTGGCACTGGTGGTCGGACGCCTGCAAGGACCATGAAACCTGTACCCAGCCGCCGGTGGATATCCACGGCAACCCCTACAACTCGGCGGTCAACAACAACATCGACCTCTGGGGCAACGGCGTCGTCGACCAGGCCGGGAACGTTTCCAACGGCTTCTGGATGCCGCAGCAGTTCGCGACGAGCCGCAACGACCTGAGCCTGAAGACGAAGGGCGCACAGGCCACGATGCAGTTCAAGCCGAGCGACCACTTCCTGCTGACCGGTAACTACTTCCGCTTCCAGCGCGAGCAGACCCAGATCACCAACACCCTCGAGATTCCCGAGTGGGGCCTGCCGAACAACACCAACTACGCCGACCAGAACGGCCGCCTGCTTGCACCGAACGGCCTGACCTTCGACAAGTCGGGCACCATCGTCACGGGCGCGAACTACGTGCTGCCGCCCGCCGGCGTCGGCTGTAATTCCACGGTGAACCCGGTTACCGGCGCCACCCGCCAGGCGGTGGATGTGTGCTCCACGGAAATTCCGTGGCTCAACGGCAACTACTCCGTCGAGAAGGCCACCTCGCAAACCCTCAACCTGGAAGGCGAGTGGGATAACGGCGGCGACCTGAGCGGCTCGTTCAACGTCGGCCGCACCTGGGCGAAGGGTGGCCCTTCGATCGAACTGGGCATGGCCGCCAAGCCGCGCAACTTCGTGAACGGCCAGTGGGTGGACGGCAGCACCGGCGCCGCCTGGAACCTCAGCGGCAAGCCAGGTATCACCGCCGACCAGTCCGTGCTGCAGAACATGCTTGCCGGCGCCGGCCAGGTCGACCTCGGTTCGACCGGCTCCAACATGGTGAACACCCGTAACTCGCAGAACTTCGCACAGGCGGACTTCACCTGGGCGTTCGACTCCTCGTGGATGCAGTCGCTGCAGTTCGGCGCGAAGTACACCAACGCCAAGGCCGAGCAGCAGAGCAACGAAGTGCGCTGGTACTGCAAAGGCACCACCTCGCAGTTCCAGACCTGCGATCCAAACGCGGGCCAGCTGCCGGCCGGTTTCCTGCTGCCGAATTACCTCGACGGCGTGAACCATGCCTATGGCGACAGCATCTTCCCGGCCATCAACTTCCCGGCTTACTACAACCACCTGAACGACACGTACGACCGGGTGATCTACAACAAGCCGCAGAACAAGTCGTCGATCGGCGAGAAGGTCGCGGCGGCCTATGTGCAGGCGAACTTCGACACGGGCACCGTACGCGGCAACGTCGGCCTGCGCTTCGTCACCACGAAGCAGGACCTCACCGTCGCCAACCAGGTCACCACCAATAACGCGGTGTACTACCACGACCCGGCCGGCAACATCCTGATCTGCCCCGCCTCGGGCGTGAACGCGGGCGGCGGTGCCTGTGCCCCGGGCGACTTCCAGTACCTTCCGCGCGAAGTGTCGGTGGTCGAGAACTTCAACAACTCCACGACCAACAAGCGTTACAACAAGTTCCTGCCCAGCTTCAACGTCGCGTGGACGATCGCCGACGACTTCGTGCTGCGTGCCGCCGGCTCGCAGGCGATGGCCCGTGCGAACTACACCGATCTCGCCCAGCTGGGCCAGCTGACCAACAACACGCAGGAGTACTACAACGATCGCAAGCAGTTCGGTGCACCGCTTCCCGGCTGGTACGGGTCGGGCGCCAACGCGGAGCTGAAGCCGTTCACGGCCACCCAGTTCGACCTCGCGGGCGAGTGGTACTACGCGACCCACGGCGTCGTCGGTATCGATCTGTTCCAGAAGAAGGTGAAGAACTTCGTCGTCCCGGTCACCGTCAACAACATCGACGTGAACGTCGGCGGTACCCAGACGAACTTCCGTCAGTACAGCACCAACGCCAACGGCCGCTCCGGCACGTCGAAGGGCATCGAGATCTATGCCCAGCATACGTGGAACTCGGGCTTCGGTTACATCGCCAACTACACGCTCAATCACACCAACGAAACGGCGGTGTCGCTGGGCGATACGCAGGTGGGCAAGGCCGAGCTGATCGGCAGCGCGAAGTACGCCGCCAACGTCTCGCTGTTCTATGAAAAGAACGGCCTGCTGCTGCGTGCGAGCGACAACTGGACCGGCCGCACGATGGAAGGCCTCGCCGCGGGCCTGCCGATCTATGCTCAGCCGTACCATCAGCTCGACCTGAACGGCGATTACGAGTTCAACAAGCACTTCATGGTCACGGCATCGATCATCAACTTCAACAAGGCGAGGCCGCACACCTACCTGGGTGGCGATACGCGCTCCCGCCTGGTCCAGTTGATGTACCCGGGCCGCCAGTACTACCTGGGAGTGACCTACAAGTTCGGTGGTGAAAGCGACAGGTAA
- a CDS encoding type I secretion system permease/ATPase, which translates to MDVLAEEETGTNPAANEDVSVAPDEVSPVSDQPLRGLVLLAQYHGVAADAEQIRHESGLGSEPFDDPALLLAARKLGLKARLLRQPAERIGKLALPALAINDDGTAFVIARVQGEQYLVHDIAAGRPAVWTSQEFMTRYEGRVLAVASRASLVAGLAKFDFTWFIPAVVKYRKLLLEVLAVSLFLQLFALVTPLFFQVVMDKVLVHHAMTTLNVITIGLVFITLFNVVLSGLRTFVFAHTTSRIDVELGAKLFRHILSLPLAYFEARRVGDTVARVRELENIRNFLTGQTLTSVLDLMFTFVFLAVMCFYSGWLTLIVAVSLPLYALWSAAITPVLRRRLNEKFTRSADNQSFLVETISGIGTVKAMAVAPRMTRTWDNQLAGYVASSFRVTRLANIGQQGVQFLQKLVSVATLYWGAQMVIDGKLSVGQLIAFNMLAGQVSTPILRLAQLWQDFQQVGISVERLGDIFNTRTEPGDSSAIALPPIRGRVTFEKIGFRYRPDMAEVLSDIDLDVRPGEVIGIVGRSGSGKSTLTKLVQRLYVPERGRVLVDGHDLALVDPAWLRRQLGVVLQENFLFNRSVRENIAIGDPGMPMERVIHAAKLAGAHDFIVDLPQGYDTVVGEHGASLSGGQRQRIAIARALVLDPRILIFDEATSALDYESERAVMDNMRAICRDRTVLIIAHRLTTVREANRIVVIDKGRIVESGAPAELLGREDGHFRQLHRLQQG; encoded by the coding sequence ATGGATGTGCTGGCGGAAGAGGAGACGGGGACGAATCCTGCGGCGAACGAGGACGTGTCCGTCGCCCCCGATGAGGTGTCCCCGGTATCCGATCAGCCTCTGCGCGGCCTCGTTCTGCTTGCCCAGTACCACGGCGTGGCCGCCGATGCCGAACAGATCCGTCACGAAAGCGGCCTGGGCAGCGAACCGTTCGACGATCCCGCACTGCTCCTCGCCGCGCGCAAGCTGGGCCTGAAGGCCCGGTTGCTGCGCCAGCCCGCCGAGCGCATCGGCAAACTCGCCTTGCCGGCTTTGGCGATCAACGACGACGGTACGGCCTTCGTGATCGCGCGGGTACAGGGCGAGCAATACCTCGTCCACGATATCGCCGCCGGTCGTCCGGCCGTGTGGACGTCCCAGGAGTTCATGACGCGCTACGAAGGCCGCGTGCTCGCCGTCGCGTCGCGCGCTTCACTGGTGGCGGGACTGGCCAAGTTCGACTTCACCTGGTTTATCCCGGCGGTGGTGAAGTACCGCAAGCTGCTGCTGGAAGTGCTGGCGGTCTCGCTCTTCCTGCAGTTGTTCGCGCTGGTGACGCCGTTGTTCTTCCAGGTGGTGATGGACAAGGTGCTGGTGCACCACGCCATGACCACGCTCAACGTGATCACCATTGGCCTGGTCTTCATCACGTTGTTCAATGTGGTGCTTTCGGGTCTGCGGACCTTCGTGTTCGCCCATACGACCAGTCGCATCGACGTGGAGCTGGGCGCGAAGCTGTTCCGGCATATTCTTTCTTTGCCGCTTGCTTATTTCGAAGCGCGCCGCGTGGGCGACACCGTGGCACGTGTACGCGAGCTGGAGAACATCCGCAACTTCCTTACCGGGCAGACGCTGACCTCGGTACTGGACCTGATGTTCACTTTCGTCTTCCTCGCCGTGATGTGCTTTTACAGCGGCTGGCTCACGCTGATCGTGGCAGTCTCGCTGCCGCTCTATGCCCTGTGGTCCGCCGCCATCACTCCGGTCCTTCGCCGCCGGCTCAACGAGAAGTTCACCCGCAGCGCCGACAACCAGTCGTTCCTTGTGGAGACGATCTCCGGCATCGGCACGGTGAAGGCCATGGCTGTGGCGCCACGCATGACCCGCACCTGGGACAACCAGCTCGCGGGTTACGTCGCGTCGAGCTTCCGCGTCACGCGCCTGGCCAACATTGGCCAGCAGGGTGTGCAGTTCCTGCAGAAGCTGGTGAGCGTCGCTACCTTGTACTGGGGCGCCCAGATGGTGATCGACGGCAAGCTCTCGGTCGGTCAGCTCATCGCCTTCAACATGCTGGCCGGCCAGGTGTCCACGCCGATCCTGCGCCTGGCCCAGCTATGGCAGGACTTCCAGCAGGTCGGCATCTCGGTCGAGCGCCTGGGCGACATCTTCAATACCCGTACCGAGCCGGGCGACAGCAGCGCCATCGCGCTGCCGCCGATCCGCGGCCGGGTCACCTTCGAGAAGATCGGTTTCCGCTACCGGCCCGACATGGCCGAAGTACTGTCGGACATCGACCTGGACGTGCGGCCGGGTGAAGTGATCGGCATCGTGGGCCGGTCGGGCTCGGGCAAGAGCACGCTGACCAAGCTGGTGCAGCGGCTGTATGTGCCTGAGCGCGGGCGCGTGCTGGTCGACGGCCACGACCTGGCCCTGGTCGATCCGGCATGGCTGCGACGGCAGCTTGGCGTGGTGCTCCAGGAAAACTTCCTGTTCAACCGCAGCGTGCGCGAGAACATAGCGATCGGCGATCCGGGCATGCCGATGGAACGCGTCATCCATGCCGCCAAGCTGGCCGGCGCGCACGATTTCATCGTCGACCTGCCGCAGGGCTACGACACCGTCGTCGGCGAACACGGCGCCAGCCTGTCCGGCGGGCAGAGGCAGCGCATCGCTATCGCGCGCGCCCTGGTGCTGGATCCGCGCATCCTGATCTTCGACGAAGCCACCAGCGCGCTCGACTACGAGTCCGAGCGTGCGGTGATGGACAACATGCGCGCGATCTGCCGGGACCGCACCGTGCTGATCATCGCGCACCGGCTGACCACCGTGCGCGAGGCGAACCGCATCGTCGTGATCGACAAGGGCCGGATCGTGGAAAGCGGTGCGCCGGCCGAACTGCTGGGCAGGGAAGACGGTCACTTTCGCCAGCTTCACCGGTTGCAGCAGGGCTGA